A window of Tautonia plasticadhaerens contains these coding sequences:
- a CDS encoding class I SAM-dependent methyltransferase → MPQVSPPSTDRPPPLGGLLRCLGCRGAVGPCGSCAGCGRSYPERWGIVEAIGPLVGRDRITEAFYGGPAWERFRPWERRFLAIQGGSRRARRPILRHLPGSGSSRLLEVGIGDGDNLEFLPGGWEVVGVDHSGARLDECLRRFPSMAGRLARAQASELPFPDGSFDASLCVGGFTMFEDHERALRELRRVTRLGGPVIVADEQPWLCRMGIGHLIGVPRIDRWWLRGLGLDPEFVEMVFALPRDLRPVFRDVLPGAEWRRIWGGLGYCVVDR, encoded by the coding sequence GTGCCCCAGGTTTCTCCCCCGAGTACCGATCGACCGCCACCGCTCGGCGGCCTGCTGCGCTGCCTGGGCTGCCGGGGGGCGGTCGGTCCGTGCGGGTCCTGCGCCGGCTGCGGGCGGTCGTACCCCGAGCGGTGGGGGATCGTGGAGGCGATCGGGCCGCTGGTCGGCCGGGACCGGATCACCGAGGCGTTCTACGGCGGCCCGGCCTGGGAGCGGTTCCGGCCCTGGGAGCGGCGGTTCCTGGCGATCCAGGGCGGCAGCCGGAGGGCGAGGCGGCCGATCCTCCGGCACCTGCCGGGATCGGGGTCGAGCCGGCTGCTGGAGGTCGGCATCGGCGACGGGGACAACCTTGAATTCCTGCCCGGAGGATGGGAGGTGGTGGGGGTCGACCACTCGGGGGCCCGATTGGACGAATGCCTGCGCCGGTTCCCGTCGATGGCCGGTCGGCTGGCGAGGGCCCAGGCGTCCGAGCTGCCGTTCCCGGACGGGAGCTTCGACGCGAGCCTCTGCGTGGGAGGGTTCACCATGTTCGAGGACCACGAGCGGGCCCTCCGGGAGTTGCGTCGGGTGACCCGGCTGGGGGGGCCGGTCATCGTGGCCGACGAGCAGCCCTGGCTCTGCCGGATGGGGATCGGCCACCTGATCGGCGTGCCGAGGATCGACCGCTGGTGGTTGCGGGGGCTGGGGCTCGATCCCGAGTTCGTCGAGATGGTGTTCGCGCTGCCAAGAGACCTGCGCCCGGTCTTCCGGGACGTGCTGCCGGGGGCCGAGTGGCGCCGGATCTGGGGCGGGCTGGGCTATTGCGTCGTGGATCGGTGA
- a CDS encoding class I SAM-dependent methyltransferase, protein MSASIAGKIPETLADVWRCLSCGGDAEGDGAGGPIACRSCGASYPVRDGIVVARDEASDNNEVARAFYDGPLWPKFRFWEWFTFVNLGGERRARSKVLRHLPEGDDLALLDVAIGDGVYLPWLPARWSVVGVDVSEVQLRACRGRSGDRALSLVLGQAEELPVRDGRFDAALSIGAFNYFNDPERALREMARAVRPGGTIVVSDEVPDLTDYLPFRRMGMPGVERWVVSRMMNLGDDFAAMVERHRKLDVEGIARGVLPGCRFERIWRGMGYVFSGRVPG, encoded by the coding sequence ATGTCCGCATCGATTGCAGGTAAAATTCCCGAGACGCTCGCCGACGTCTGGCGCTGCCTCTCCTGCGGGGGCGATGCCGAGGGGGATGGGGCCGGCGGGCCGATCGCCTGCCGGTCGTGCGGGGCCTCGTACCCGGTCCGGGACGGGATCGTGGTGGCCCGGGACGAGGCCTCGGACAACAACGAGGTGGCCCGGGCCTTCTACGACGGGCCGCTCTGGCCGAAGTTCCGCTTCTGGGAGTGGTTCACGTTCGTCAACCTGGGGGGCGAGCGTCGGGCGCGGTCGAAGGTGCTGCGACACCTGCCCGAGGGGGACGACCTGGCCCTGCTCGACGTGGCGATCGGCGACGGGGTGTACCTGCCCTGGCTGCCGGCGCGCTGGTCGGTCGTGGGGGTGGACGTGTCCGAGGTGCAGTTGCGGGCCTGCCGGGGGCGGTCGGGGGACCGGGCGCTCTCCCTGGTGCTCGGGCAGGCGGAGGAGCTGCCGGTGCGGGACGGTCGCTTCGACGCGGCCTTGAGCATCGGCGCGTTCAACTATTTCAATGATCCCGAGCGGGCGCTCCGGGAAATGGCCCGGGCCGTCAGGCCGGGGGGGACGATCGTGGTGTCGGACGAGGTGCCGGACCTGACCGACTACCTGCCCTTCCGCAGGATGGGGATGCCGGGGGTGGAGCGCTGGGTGGTGTCGAGGATGATGAACCTGGGCGACGACTTCGCGGCGATGGTGGAGCGGCACCGGAAGCTCGACGTGGAGGGGATCGCCCGGGGGGTGCTGCCGGGGTGCCGGTTCGAGCGGATTTGGAGGGGCATGGGGTACGTCTTCTCGGGACGGGTGCCGGGCTGA
- a CDS encoding SDR family NAD(P)-dependent oxidoreductase: MILLTGAGNGIGRATAIALARRGDRLGLIDRDERALASVVEELRSHRDAIAPRSADVTDLSAMRGAASEIEEVLGPVSVLVACAGVGGLTLLPDLDPGALRAMLDVNVVGVANAIDAVLPGMIARGAGHIVGVSSVAGYRGMPWMAAYSASKAALTTYLEGLRPALKRRGIGVTTVYPGFVRTAMTEGTPFRRPVSMMEPEQAARHLIRAIDRRPRDSTFPMGTALGMGLLRRMPNRLYDQMMDRAGPEALTVEF; encoded by the coding sequence GTGATCTTGCTGACGGGGGCCGGCAACGGCATCGGCCGGGCGACGGCGATCGCCCTGGCGAGGCGGGGGGACCGGCTCGGCCTGATCGATCGGGATGAACGGGCGTTGGCATCGGTCGTCGAGGAGTTGAGGTCGCATCGCGATGCGATCGCGCCCCGATCCGCCGACGTGACCGACCTCTCCGCGATGCGGGGGGCGGCGTCGGAGATCGAGGAGGTGCTTGGGCCGGTGTCGGTGCTGGTGGCATGCGCGGGGGTGGGGGGCCTGACGCTCCTGCCGGACCTGGACCCGGGGGCGCTCCGGGCGATGCTCGACGTGAACGTGGTGGGGGTGGCGAACGCGATCGACGCGGTCTTGCCGGGCATGATCGCCCGGGGGGCGGGGCACATCGTCGGCGTCTCCAGCGTGGCCGGATACCGGGGGATGCCGTGGATGGCGGCGTATTCGGCGTCGAAGGCGGCGCTGACGACCTACCTGGAGGGCCTGCGGCCGGCGCTCAAGCGCCGGGGGATCGGCGTGACCACCGTCTACCCCGGGTTCGTGAGGACGGCGATGACCGAGGGGACGCCGTTCCGCCGGCCGGTTTCCATGATGGAGCCCGAGCAGGCGGCCCGGCATCTCATCCGGGCAATCGACCGTCGGCCCCGGGACTCGACCTTCCCGATGGGCACGGCCCTGGGCATGGGGCTGCTCCGGCGGATGCCGAACCGCCTCTACGACCAGATGATGGACCGGGCCGGGCCCGAGGCGCTCACGGTCGAGTTCTGA